TCCTATTTTTACACCGCCGATCTTACCCTGTGAATCGTCTATATTTTTTCCAACCACTGTAAAATTTCTCAAGATATATACAGACACACCAGTGACTATCCATAATCTAGAGAACCACCCACGAAACTATCAATTGCTGCCAGTTATCTACGTCGACAGGTTTTATATCGACAGGGCATCGTAATAATCTTAAAAGCAGCAAGAAGCAGAATCCCAGCGTACTCCTGCACTTTCTCGTTGAAGCCATTCTTGTATAATAATGTCCATTATATTGTTTCAAGTAAGAATTATGACAAATTTTTTCACATTGGTGTTAACTCAACTTTTTATCATAATAGTCTTATGTCCTGTTCTTCCATATGACCCAATAAACTGCTGAGACACGAATATCATACGTATTTTTGCTCGCAGCAATGCCATGTCTGAGGTGAAAGGCCCGCATCTAGACACCGAGGACCTTGTTGGCATTGACTGTCACAGGGAGAGGCTAGTCAACATCCTTACAGAGGATGGGGCCACATCTAGTCAGCAATTGAAGGTGGTTGCTATTGTTGGGGATGGACCTCTGGGAAAGACAACTCTAGCGAAGGTGGTCTACGACAACATAGCTCCACAGTTCGATCTCAAAGCATGGGTCACAGTATCTAATCGGTCTGACATAATAAATATACTAAGGTCCATGCTGCAACAGATTACCCAAGATGATCAACATGGTGATTTCGAAGAGATGGATCCCAAACAACTAATTGATAAGATCAGGAAAACCCTGAAGGTTAAGAGGTACGCCATATGTCAAGCATTTTATTTGAACTAGTGTATTATCATTATTTATTTTATAGTTTATTTTTCACACATTTATTGGTTCCTTAATAGTGCTGCTAGTTCTTGTTTAATTTCATGTAATgtttgcccaaatgactctaactTATAGCGGATACAATATTGGACACACGAGAACTACAATTAACAGATATTGCAATTCCACATCTTGGTTCcaaggaaaaaacaaagaaaatgTCCCCATAAATTTCGACATAACAAGCAAAAATACATCCGCTGCTTAATCCCCTTACATAATCTTAGAAAAAAGATCCGGTTATTAATTTGCATGACTAATGATTATAGAAACGGTAGAAAATAAAGACAGCATATGAGGTTCATATAACTACATTTTGCAAACATTATAAGTGTAGATAAAAATTAGATAAGTCAATGTGTTTGACGCAGAAATCAATACGATCATAATGCTTTTGTGTTCATATATATTTGGTATGAATGGCGAAAAATATGCATGTATACCTTGACTTAGTTTTTTTTCTAAATTAATAATGTCATAAAAGGGTAATTTAGGAAATAGATATATATGAGAGTAAAATATACATCAACGGTCCAATAACTTGTTCGGTAGTGCCACATAGGTCtccaaacttttttatatgctAGTTGTGCCACTAAATGTTCAAATATTTCCTCCGGTCTAGTTTATAAGGCATTTCACGTCGGCCAAGAGTTAAATTTTATAATTGAAAAAATAATTTAGCTTACAAATTTTACCTATTGTAATATTAACCTGATAATATTAGATTTGTAATCAAATGTACTATCTAATAATCATAAAATTTATAATCACAAACAATctaatataaaaaataaataatcaAAGTGTAATTTAGAAGACCGTACCATCTCACAAGATACCTAATAAAATAGACTGGAGGGAGAACCATTTATATATTAGCATATATATGATTACCAATATGTCAAACCAGCACGGCCATATGGGTCTGTGAAATACTTAGTTCTGCCACTCAATGTCCAAATACAATTAATTAGCATATGATTTGGCAATCCAAGAGAAAGAAAGTAATGTCAATGGAGGGTAATGTGGTTCCCACTAGAATATTTATATTTCCCATTTGTTGTCTTGTATGGCCCAACTTCGATATAAATGATGAATTGTAGGAATTTAATTACATGAATGCTAGATAGATTCCATGTAAACGGACTAACCACACATTTACATATAGGTGTTGTATCACGAGTGAACTCCATAGTAAGGGCACCCGcaatggtataagctagttactaGCTTTAAGTCAGCTTCTTCAATAATGTTAACTTTTAGCATATAGCTCATAATATGGATAGCCACACATGACACTCTCACATAATCTTGGAATGTGTGTATGAgtctagctcttgatcaagagctagcttttctctctattctattaaaatatgaaaaaaaatgcTTTGAGCTAGCTTATGAGTCAATTGTTGCGGGTGCCCTAAGTTTAGCAATCTAGATATACAAATTAATAGTTCAGTAAAATTGATGACACGCACTACTAGAAAAAGTTTTAGAACTACCATGCACTTTAATCTATATAGTAGTACTATGAGATTTTTTCTATAGTGACAAATAAGGGTATTTAGATGCATGTCTTGGAGTGTAATCTAGTAAAATGAGGAAGGTGCATAATATATATACCATCTAATGGATtggtttattttatttttcacaATGGTATAGTCAATAGGATATATTTTTAGTATTGGCAAAGCTGAGTAATATAGATGTGtatgtatgtgtatgtgtatgtgtctATGTTATAATGGTgttattttatatataaatttttTTGGAGTTGCTTTagagtatttttttttttgataatccGTAGAGTATACCATCTAATGGGtaattttgtaaaaaatataacaaATCCAATGACTATTATTGTTTTTGACATTTATATTACTCTACGGATTTGATGGCTATATGTTTGTAACTTTTGTGAGGACTTTTAGGATTAGCTTTTCTTTACGACCATGTTTGTAGAGAATGATCTTTCCTTTCCTACACTCACCTTGATTTCTTTTTAACATGGTTATAGTTGAATTATTAATTTTTAACTCTGAAAACATTATTTTGCTATAGGTATCTAATTGTTGTTGACAATATATTGGATGAACCTGAATGTGAGCTTCTGAAGTGTGCACTGATCGATAATAACTATGGTAGTGCAGTACTAATGACAAGCCGCAAACGTGGTCATATTGCCTATTTTGTTGGCAGTGTTCATGAATTACAGCCTCTTTCAGATGTCGACTCAAGAAAACTGTTATACAAACGATTATTTGGATCTGAAGACAAATGGCCTTCTTCTGAACTGGGAGAGATATATGAAAAATTTTTAGAAAGATGTGATGGGATGCCATCAACCATCATTACCATGTCAAGACTACTGGCAGACAAAAGATCAATGACAAGGGATGAACTGTATGCCTTTTATGCCTCTATCTACAGTGGACTTCTTTTTGATCAAACTATTGGTCATGATCTACCTCATCTTAAAACTTGCCTGTTGTATTTGAGTCTGTTCCCAAAGGGTTGTGAGGTCAATGGAGAACATTTGATATGGAAATGGCTAGCGGAAGGTTTCATTCATGAAAAGGAATCTGAAGGAAGGACTTCGCAGGAACTAGGAGGGCTCTACCTAAAGGAGCTCTTGAAAAGAGACCTCATTCAACCCGTTGATGTTGATGCTGATGGTAGGGTTCTATATTGGACTGTGAAAGATCATGAATTGATGATCGCAATGTCAACACAAGAGAATTTTGTCACTGTTTTGAGTAGTCATGTCCAAGGTAGAGCTATTTCAAGTATGGTAAAGCGGTTATCCATCCAGGGGAGCAATGTAGAGCACCAGCAGCTTGAAGGGCACTTGTCCCAAGTAAAGTCACTTGTTGTCTCTGGTGATACTAATTGGATACCATCCCTCTCAGTGCTTCAGGATTTACGTGTCCTGGATCTAGGAGGTTCTCAATCCTTGCAGAATGATGATATCAAGGATATCGGAAGTTTATTCCATTTGAAATGCTTGATAATTGGAGGCAAATATATCACACACATTCCAGAAAAGGTTGGTGATCTTCTATTTTTGGAGACACTGGATCTAAGGGAAAGTGGTGTGATTGAATTGCCGGAAAGGATTTTCCAAATAAAACAACTGAAACGTCTATACGTTAATAGCAGTACAAACATACCACAGGGGATTGGAAAACTTGAAGCTTTGCTGGAGCTAGGAGATATCAAAATCAGTGAGCCCAATTTTCTGAAAGAGCTCCACAATCTAACAAAGTTGAggattcttagaattgccatatGGTCATGGGAGGATGAGAAGTTACACACCTATCATCAGCAGCTGCTGGAGAACTTGCACTCGCTGGTTCAGGTCAGGCAAAATATCCAAAGTCTCTCCATTTTGACATGCTGCTCCATAGATTTTATGGATACACCGGTACCGGATTCCCAATGGGCGCCTCCAAGTCTCAAAAAACTTGAAATAAGGCACGGAGCATTTGACAAATTGCCGAAATGGATTGATTCACTTCATGTTTCCTCGTTATCCATCGAGGTCAATGAGTTGTCACAGGATATGATAAACGTGCTGGGGAAGTTGGATAATCTTTGTTTCCTCTCCCTGACATCGAAACATCATCCCAAGGGAAAGTTCGGCTTGGACACCGACGGGTTCAAGAAACTAGAAGGCTTACAGTTGGTTAGTAATGTGATGGCAAAAATGTTCGAACCATTACCAGATGCCATGCAAAAGCTCAGAAGGCTCAAGCTTAGGTTTCAAGCTTCACTTACAAAAGATGTAAACCATGGTTTCAGTTTTGGATTAGAGGACTTGTCAACCCTAGATCACCTCCATGTTGAAATAATATGTTTCAATGCTAGCCACCGAGTGGTGGGTGAGGCAGAAGCTGCAATTCAGGGAGCAATATCCTGTCACAGCGGTCGCCCAAATCTGGAAATAAAAAGAGTTCGGCAAGAAAATATGACAAATAGTGATGAGGTCCTCGACAATGCACAACAAAAACCAGAGAAGGAAATGAACAACAAGAGGTACTAATTCTCGACCTACAACTCTAGCTGAACAGATAGATTTTGTGATTTTGTCTTTACATCTACTGATGAGAGTACTGTTCTTTTTATTCACAGATCAAGCAGGAAGGTCAGAGTTACTGCAAAAAAGTTTCGACCAAAGAAGAAAGGAGTTGCAAGAAAATATAAGATCGTATCTCTTCAACTTGAAAGCCACATTTTGACACTTCGAGCTCTTTAACACTCCCTGTGTATCATCCATACTCAACTATTTATTCCTGGACAATTCACTTTTACCacttcatattttttttattttttatgtgaTCTACAGAATCTCATCACAAAATCTTTTCAGTTCCAATCTTATAAAAAATCACGTTTTCTAAACAGTTAGAACCTTGTGAGGGTCCTGCTCATCTGGTTTGAAGTCCCAGAATCGCCACAGGTGCAGTGCATGAGTTTTCACCAGGAAAAAAATGATCAGTGTGTCAAGTGATCAACGTATCGCATAATGTGATGTCTATGCAAATATGTGAACTGGTAGCCAATCTCCTTCTGCCAAATGTCCAGTTTAGTTTCCATTTGTGTTGTGACACCTGCAACTAACCGGAAGCAATTGATTTGATCTATACCTAGGCGGTGCTCACGGGAGATCACATAAAACACCAGAGACCCAAGATTTGGTAACGAGGTTTGGCAAAAAGCCTACATCCCCAGGGTATGATTATAGCTAGGTGCTCCTCCCTGAATCCGTGACACTGGCTGCTCAGGGCACCCACCAAAGCCATTGGCACCCCCTTGTGAGCTTATAGCTATGTGGTTGCGTTGCCTCTCAGTTCTCCCTGTGTTACATGTGCAGCCCTCTCTATTTTATAAAGAGACTGGGTCACATGAGACTAACGCCTACCCCTACTTAACCATATTGCTAACTGAAGGACTGGAACAGATAACCAGATGGGGTTAATTGGAGCCAATCAAAAATTTTCACAGAGAAAGAACTTGGCATATATCCCACTTCTAACCAAACACTTCTCTCTTCTACCTCTTGCCAAAATCACGTAGTGATAATGTACCTATTGGCCTTAGGAACGAGACTAGAAGCATGGCGAGGAAGCTAAATGAGCAAAGAACGAAAAAACACCGAAACATAGTGAAAATCGAATCACCCTATTTCCAAGCAGGATGACCATATGCATGTTTTCGTATATTTCAGCCTGAGATGGTTTTGGAGAAAAAGGAAAAGTCCATTCAAACAATctcccaaaaattgtgaaatttgaaATAAGGCTTTACAATAACAAGAtgaatcaatcactaggagatcTCCACAAAAATGACAAATTGCAAAAACCAGGTTATGTTTAACTGGATGACTATGTTTTCCACAAAACAAGGAACTTGATCCAAAAAATTCCAGAACTACTTTAAATCACCTCCAAAAATATAAAACTTGGTCCAAATCATCTTGACTAGCTCATGGTAAAGGAAATTGCATGTGAACTTTCCAAAAAGGTATGGGCTTCAACACTAATTGAAGGATTTATCTCGCAGATTGAGGTTTTCACAATAAACCTCAATTTCAAGAAACTAACTAGCCTAAGAGGGAACCCTGAGTGTCTCCATGGAACATCAAGTAATGGGCACCCCACTGAGTTGATGGCGAAGCTACTGATGGAATTCGTCTAGATCTGTTTAGGTTAATATACATGAAAGAGCCCCTATCTAGTGCGCTAACTATCGTTGTTTTTAATTACCACCTACAATAATTATGTGGTGTATTACATATAATAGATCTAGAGGGTAGTACACGAGACataaaggtttatactggtttcgggcggggtgccctacatccagtgttTGATGATGCTTATATTGCTTATGTGCCATATGATGGTATGCGTTGGGCATCAAGAGTTTCGGGGTGCACTCAGGGCTCCCTAACCCTCCTTAAATAGTCTGAGGGTAGAGATACAGATCGAATCATAGCCCGATCGGTTTATAAATTTgtttcctagtcggttacaacaaGAACGATACATTGGCTACGCCTAATATAGCACGTTGGTGAGATGTCCCAGGAGTCTGAGTAGTCAGCCCAACCCAACCTTGTCTAGGGGGCCAAACGCCATATATGTCTTATGTGTGATACCGACGATCACTGTCATCAACAACAAATAATTGATCCTTTAAACAATCTAAAATCAAAGTTTTGTCAACAACAATGTTGTATAACACATCAATAGCTTCAATTTCAGTATAGACCACGTCAGAATCTGacctcatttgaaaaattcaaatattTAAATTTCATAACACTAGAACAAAAACAAATAATTTGGCCTCTAATTATCTTGTTTATTATAAAATTGTTAGATCATGTTGAGCTCTGtagttttgatataaagtttatatTCACCTATGGTCAAATGAATAAGTTCTGAATATTTTTTGTGACAACAATGGCCTGCATCTGAAAATAGGTTCCAAAGGCAGGCCATGGTCATTGGATTTCTGAAACATGAGATGCTGAGGTccgactctgaaactaaaatccAGTGTCTCCTAAGATTATTATAATAGTGGTATGTGTTAGGGAATGAAAAGAGAAAAGTAAACATAATAAAATTTTATTAGTTTTACATACAAAGTTCATGTAAGAAACTTAATATTTATATGTGACATAAGACTAATTATGTTGGAGAACAGGTTGGCAGGCTAATAAGATACAATTAGGATGAATAGTTTTAGTGCACAACTACAAGTGACAACAGCATTTAAGCATAAAATGATCCGAGGCAATAAAGCATGAGGCTCTGTGGACCTCCACACAAGTAACATAAAAAATGAGTTCATAACTACAGTTGGCATATAACAAGGTAATATTAGATGGATAACATGATGTCCAATCAAGTATGATGCTCGTTAACAATGAGGGAGTACTGATCAGATGTTGGTTTCTTCAAACTGTCTACTATCAACTTTGTAAGCCCACTTGCTTGGCCATCAATGGTTAATAAGACATCATAACGGTTCGTTCCAAGTTTGTCCATGCCATGTAGACCTTCCAATCTTTTGAAGTGCAGTTCAATCCTTTCCAGCTGTGGTGTTGCATTCTTTGCAAAGTTAAGAGATGGAAGAAAAGGAATAATTATGCGAAGCAGACGAAGCTTACTGAATCCTCCTGCCGGAACAAATATGTCTCCTCCTGAATCAGACTTATTTTTCTGAAGAATGGCTGCGAAAGAAGGATCCTGCTTTTCACTAATTGAAAATGTGAGGGAAAACAGTGAACCTAGACGGCTAAGTAGCTGTAAAGTATCTGTCCTGAGGACTGTTGCCGAAAGTGTCAACTTGACTAGATCATTGAGCTTGTCCATCCACTTTGGGAGTTTAAGAAACCTTCCTGACAGCTCAAGAGCAGTCAGGTCTATTGGATAGGATGACATTGTGTCCAGAGTCTTCAGGAACTCAGATGACTCATCATCAATTACAAGAGTTTGCAGAGAATAACCACTAAGATACTGGATAGAGGAGAGTAAATCTTTGAATATTTCTTCACTCTTGTGAATCTTGTAAATTGCCAACTTCCTTAGCCCCGTAAAGTAACTGAGGTCTGATGCAGCTGTGGTTGATCCATCTGCAATCTCAATTCCAGACAATATGCACAACGTTTTCATTGTTCCCTTGAGCTCTTTAGGAAGTTTCAATGTCTTCCTTGTTCTCTTATCACCACCAAGTATGTTCTTTATTCGTTCCAGCTGTCCTGTAGTTGCAGGTAACTCCTGAACTTCTGTCTCTCTTATATCTAGAGTCTCCAAATACTTGAGCTTGTGAATATTCTGAGGAAGATTCTTTATGTCTGTTCTTCGGAGGCTCAAATACTTTAGCAGAATCATTTCACATATGTCTGAGACCTTGACATGGCTCTCCCTGAAACCTCTACAACCTTCGAGATCTAATACTTGCACAATTGCTGTTTTGAATGATTTGAAATGCAGTTTGTCAAGGCTCTCCAACACTGTTAGTGACCGAACATGGGACAGGTTCATGCTATGCACATGCTTTGCACGGTTGGAGTCACTGTTGTGGACCGAAAGCCTACGGACCTTGTTGCTATGCATTGGCATGGACCAGTGGCTACCTATCACAGTGATGAAATCCTCTTCAGCTGCCTTTGAAATTAGGTACTCCAGAACCATATCATGGACCTGGCAACTCTTCACCCTGCCATTGTTGTTGTGCTCAATAGGCATTATTATCTTCCTTTGAATGAGCTGATTAAAGCATGTCTCTGCAACATCCTCGACACTCAAGCCCTGCTTCTCACTGACAAAGCCCTCGGCTATCCATCTTCTGGTAAGCCTCTTCCTACTGATTTTGCGTCCCTTTGGGAATATGCTTAGATATAGAGAGCAAGTCTTGAGATCACTATCCAAATCATTATAGCAATGATTGATTATCCTCATAAATTCCTCTGGCTTACGGCATACTTGTGACTCTGGAAACAGAGAATCACAAACCTTAATCCAATCCTTTTGGACCATATGCAGCTTAGATGCCACGAGACCAGCCATAGTAACTATGGCCAATGGCAAGCCACCACACATTTCCCAGACTCTGTGTGGAACTTGGTTATGACTTAGTTGTTTATTTACGGCATGCTTGCACTCATTCAAAGTGTTTTGGAACAATTCTTTGGCTTCTTTCTCATTAAGAACATCAACTGGATGAACACGGTCTTGATCTTTGCGAGAAGAGCATGTCGTTGCGACAGCTTGAATTCTTGTGGTGATTATTATTCTGCTTCCTTTATCATTTTCAGGAATACATTTCTTGATATAAAGCCAACTAGATGATGACCAAACATCATCAATCAACAGTAAGTACCTACAACGatataaaaaacaaaaatacaTGAGAACTGTTAACATCTAATTCCATGTATGTTATCTAACTAATGTTTCTTTAGGGCAAGAAAATTCTTTCAATGCCATCCAAAGTTGTATACATCTTTTTTATGCCACTGAAAATTATAACTTCCCTCTGTTGCCATTCATCTAGACTTTTTCATCGTTTATATGGCAATGAAAATTATATTTTACCTTCATTGACATTTATATTTCGGTTTTTTCATGCCTTATATGCCATCACTATCAATGTCACATTTTTCAGCTGAACAAATGAATGTTGCGCAAAAAAAATAATTGCAATGAAGGGAATTTGTAACTTCGGATGGCATATAACAAATTTGCTATACTTGTTATACATGCTCCTTGCAAAGGATTTTCCCATGGTTTCCTTTAGACTTTTGTTGAACTGGAAACTAATACCATGTTGAAATTAACCCACACTAGCCCATCAAACCATGCTCCGCCATTAGTCACAAAGCATTGAAAGTTTTGTTGATAAGTTTATGGTCCCAACTAATCAAATGACTTATTTTTCTCACTCCATTATGTGCCCTTTTTAGGTTTTAATTATTGACATGTATAACTATGTTTCAATTTATATTCAAAACCATAATAGTTGGCATAGGTCGCCATGGCATTTCTTTCCCAAGAATATGGGTGGCAATATAATTAACTTATGGGCTAATAATCGTTAAAATATATGTATTCCTAGCTTTTTTTAGTCTATGTTTCTTGTAGAGGCCAGGACTAGTTTTCAAAATGCTTGTATTAACTCGATGTGGTTATCTTGAAAATAAAACCTACTTTCGTAAGGAAAACATAAAGCTCTTTGTAGTTGTTATTCTCGACTCCaatctttcattttttttcttttgcatcaAAGATTTTATGTTTTAAAACGTACCCTTAATTGCATTAGTGATATATAGATAGCCATGTTACGTGGAATCGCCCCAAGATAGATGTCATAAAACAATGAGTGTTTCATACAGTATTCTAAAAATTGTAGCACTTACAACTAAACTCTTAATTAAAAAAGTTTTAATATCCATATTACATATAAGAAAACATTCCTGCCAGTTAGCAACTTATATGTTTATTGTATGGTAAATATGACTTCACAGCTAAGATGGCCATTATATATGGGCCATGTCTTGAGATTTGGTGATTGAATGAAAAATAGTCACTGGGACTATCATGGTTTCCAGTTATATGTTTTAGTAGGTCCTAGGAATTATTGTAGGTAAGACACTAGTGCTGGAACAAAGTTTGATCAAACTAGAACATACAAAAGACAAGAGACCGCAATACAATAGGACAATGTAAGAAAAAGACTAAGAGACACAACTCTGAAAGGTTCGGTAAAACTAGGGGCATGTTTCGTAGTGCTCCGTGAGAAGCTCCACGTGAGCCGCAATCAAACGCCATCCTGCCGCTCCGCTCCACCAAATTAGCTCTAAATCGCGATGAGAGAGAGGGGCCGGAAATAATAGCTTCTCGCGGCTTCCTCTCGATCCCGTGGGCCTTGCGTGGTGTCGATGTCTGATTTTCTTCACAGGCTGGACTAGGGAGAGGGGATCCAGATGATAGAGGTGCGGCACAAGAGCCGAGCCGACGACGCGGCATGGGCCAGTGAGATGGCAGCGCAACATGGGTTGGGGAGACGCCAGTGGCGCAGCTCCATGGGGGAGGGGAGGATTGAGACGATGGCGGTGCGGCACGAGAGTCGAGACAAGCTAGGACCGGCATGGGCAGGGGACAGCATGTCCTTGCAGCACTGGATGAGGAAATGCTGGGGGCGCAGCACCGGTCGGGATGACACTGGTGGCATAGCGCCGTCAGGGAGGGTAGGGGTGAGTCTATGGCAGCGGCCGGTGGAGGCATGGCAAGAGGAAGAACAGAACAGGAGATCTGCCATGTGCGGTGCGGACCTATATTGGTTTCGGGAGTGGGAGAAGATAAGgagagagaagaaaagaaaaaaaataaaggtaTTATGGACATTTTACCCTTTTCAACAACTAGCAGAAACTATTTTACCAATTGTTTTTATAATCAGTGACTTATAGCCAGGAAAAGTTGTTTCATTAGGAAAACTATTTTGGCGTTGAAGCTGGAGCTCTATCAAACATGCCCTAGAGTTACCACAGGTGAAGGGAAACAGTGTAAGCTAGCCTAAGAAGATTAAAGCCACTAGTACAGCACAGGGGTGGACATTCGGTGTACCTGGAAACACGGTTCATTCTTTTGTCTTTTCATCAACATTTTAGTTACCTGAAAACTAATGGAATACACTAGGAATTTTGTACCGAGCTATTTGATTCTAGTTCATTGTATTCTTTGTCCTTGACGGAACTCTAGCTACTAGATGCTCCTCACGCTGTGACGCTAGTACAGCGGCATATCTTAGGTACTTTATGAATGTTTGTTATGGTTTACTCCCTCTCCCTTTTCAAGTGTTACTACAGTATTCATGCTGGTTAAACTTCCTTAAGTTtcactcgatttgtagaaaatattagcaacatttatatttttaaataagtttattatgaaaatagattcaatgatctatccaatgatactaattttgtaccataaatattaatattttcttgtatatattttgttaaagttttGTTCGTTCGGAAGTGACAATGACAGTGAaaaaggatggagggagtacaaattTATGGATAGATGTTCATAGTTCTTATGAGAAATGTTTAGGATTTActttttttcagcaaatcttatGCGGATTATTGTGGAGGCTACTTTGGAGATCTGAATAATAGTAATAGCAATAATTCAAAAGGAGTCGATAAACATTAACTAAATATACCTAAATAATAAAATGCTTTGATACGAATATATTTGTTTTACTAGAAGAACTGTGTACTGATTTTGGTAAGCAAGGCTCCGTGGTTGAAGTAATATGTGTACCATGAAAGAGTCGGATTTATGTGTGTGACAATTAATATCCAAAGTAGAGGAATTATAATAAATCTAGAATCTACTATACCGTACCTATTTTGCTCGAGGTATTTCTTCAGCTCCGCTTGTATCTGTCCATGCTTTTGCAGCCCAGCGTTACCATCCTCCCCATCCTTTCCGCACGGCAGCCTAAGTCGTCGGCTCAATATGCTTCTGGTAACTGGAATCTTCTTGTCCATGGAGCTGTCTTTGCCTTGCCGTTCCCCATTGTTGGGCGGCGGCCTGACCTGGCTGACAAGACTCATGAGGACTACCTCAAGATCCGAGTTCTGCGACACGGTGACCATCGCTCGGCACTGGAACTCAGGCCCAAACTTCTTATACAGCGCCATGGCGATGGTGGTCTTCCCCACACCACCGAACCCGACGATGGACAGCACGCCCTGCTTCTTTCTCTTCTCGTCAAAGCTCATCCAGCTCTCGAGATCCGGCACATCCTTCCCCACCGGCGGCTTCACGCGCACGAGCTGCCGGGCGACATGCTGGTGCTCGGCGGCATGGTGCTCCGTCAGGCCAGCCAGGCCGCCGTTGCCCTTGCCGGGCTCCGGGTCACGGACGCCGTACCGGACGCGGCGCTCGCCGACCTGCTGCGCGCGGCTCTTGAGCTCGACGACCTGCGCGGCGATGGCGCGGCGGGGCCGCCACGTCCGGATCTCGTACAGGGCCTTTTTGGTGGCGGTGACCCAGCCGGTGCCGCGCGGGTCCGGGCGGAGGCTGTGGGCGAAGTCGTCGATGCAGTCCTCGATGTCGTAGGCGACGTCGCGCACCTGCTTCATCCAGTCCTCCGTCTGGTCGTCGTGCCCGCTCTCGTCGCTCTTGCTCAGGTTGCTCAGGAACGCCTGCATGCTGGCCAGCTCGTCGTTGATGAACTGGATGTCGCCGCGGACGCCCCGGATCAGGGCGTACTCC
This sequence is a window from Miscanthus floridulus cultivar M001 chromosome 10, ASM1932011v1, whole genome shotgun sequence. Protein-coding genes within it:
- the LOC136485788 gene encoding disease resistance protein Pik-2-like isoform X1, whose amino-acid sequence is MELAADPELSSLLSEADGVYKLRSRVRCDIRLVQKELGSLQVALSKIAEVPAYELDERTKARAADLRNLYFQIQHDVDNLRDRIRAHRSRMADLQGLKGFATRIIFKIASIWAGREFATSIREMKRRLQDSADRHVSNAMSEVKGPHLDTEDLVGIDCHRERLVNILTEDGATSSQQLKVVAIVGDGPLGKTTLAKVVYDNIAPQFDLKAWVTVSNRSDIINILRSMLQQITQDDQHGDFEEMDPKQLIDKIRKTLKVKRYLIVVDNILDEPECELLKCALIDNNYGSAVLMTSRKRGHIAYFVGSVHELQPLSDVDSRKLLYKRLFGSEDKWPSSELGEIYEKFLERCDGMPSTIITMSRLLADKRSMTRDELYAFYASIYSGLLFDQTIGHDLPHLKTCLLYLSLFPKGCEVNGEHLIWKWLAEGFIHEKESEGRTSQELGGLYLKELLKRDLIQPVDVDADGRVLYWTVKDHELMIAMSTQENFVTVLSSHVQGRAISSMVKRLSIQGSNVEHQQLEGHLSQVKSLVVSGDTNWIPSLSVLQDLRVLDLGGSQSLQNDDIKDIGSLFHLKCLIIGGKYITHIPEKVGDLLFLETLDLRESGVIELPERIFQIKQLKRLYVNSSTNIPQGIGKLEALLELGDIKISEPNFLKELHNLTKLRILRIAIWSWEDEKLHTYHQQLLENLHSLVQVRQNIQSLSILTCCSIDFMDTPVPDSQWAPPSLKKLEIRHGAFDKLPKWIDSLHVSSLSIEVNELSQDMINVLGKLDNLCFLSLTSKHHPKGKFGLDTDGFKKLEGLQLVSNVMAKMFEPLPDAMQKLRRLKLRFQASLTKDVNHGFSFGLEDLSTLDHLHVEIICFNASHRVVGEAEAAIQGAISCHSGRPNLEIKRVRQENMTNSDEVLDNAQQKPEKEMNNKRSSRKVRVTAKKFRPKKKGVARKYKIVSLQLESHILTLRAL
- the LOC136485788 gene encoding disease resistance protein Pik-2-like isoform X2; amino-acid sequence: MELAADPELSSLLSEADGVYKLRSRVRCDIRLVQKELGSLQVALSKIAEVPAYELDERTKARAADLRNLYFQIQHDVDNLRDRIRAHRSRMADLQGLKGFATRIIFKIASIWAGREFATSIREMKRRLQDSADRHVSNAMSEVKGPHLDTEDLVGIDCHRERLVNILTEDGATSSQQLKVVAIVGDGPLGKTTLAKITQDDQHGDFEEMDPKQLIDKIRKTLKVKRYLIVVDNILDEPECELLKCALIDNNYGSAVLMTSRKRGHIAYFVGSVHELQPLSDVDSRKLLYKRLFGSEDKWPSSELGEIYEKFLERCDGMPSTIITMSRLLADKRSMTRDELYAFYASIYSGLLFDQTIGHDLPHLKTCLLYLSLFPKGCEVNGEHLIWKWLAEGFIHEKESEGRTSQELGGLYLKELLKRDLIQPVDVDADGRVLYWTVKDHELMIAMSTQENFVTVLSSHVQGRAISSMVKRLSIQGSNVEHQQLEGHLSQVKSLVVSGDTNWIPSLSVLQDLRVLDLGGSQSLQNDDIKDIGSLFHLKCLIIGGKYITHIPEKVGDLLFLETLDLRESGVIELPERIFQIKQLKRLYVNSSTNIPQGIGKLEALLELGDIKISEPNFLKELHNLTKLRILRIAIWSWEDEKLHTYHQQLLENLHSLVQVRQNIQSLSILTCCSIDFMDTPVPDSQWAPPSLKKLEIRHGAFDKLPKWIDSLHVSSLSIEVNELSQDMINVLGKLDNLCFLSLTSKHHPKGKFGLDTDGFKKLEGLQLVSNVMAKMFEPLPDAMQKLRRLKLRFQASLTKDVNHGFSFGLEDLSTLDHLHVEIICFNASHRVVGEAEAAIQGAISCHSGRPNLEIKRVRQENMTNSDEVLDNAQQKPEKEMNNKRSSRKVRVTAKKFRPKKKGVARKYKIVSLQLESHILTLRAL